ATATAAATAGATGTTTAAGGAACACTCTTGAAAAACCATATACGTATAACTCTAatcttaatttcaaaaaaaaaaactctaatatTCATTTCTCTGTcaaattcaatttaaaattaaagaaTAAATGATTTAGATTGATTTAGTTTTGTTCTTAAGATTTGGtttttaaaatcaaatgagTGAAATAGCTTCACCCTTCATCTCTAACCAGCTAACCTTGTTCTTCCCTTTTGTTGTTCAGGACTCCGGTTGCGTAAAGCCACGAATTTGGATCCTCTTCAACACTTTTTTCTCTCCAGCCCCTACAGCCACATCCTAGCCATTGACTTTTATATTCAAAAGCTTTGATTAAATTGAAATTAAGAGATAACTTAATTGATTTATTGGGGACCAATCAAAACACTGTTGTACATGCATCCGTTGGAGAAGATTCAAATCCCAAAGCCACCATCCTTCCTAGCGGCGTAAGGAACAACCGTACAAGTTGCAAGACCATCATCTTTTCTCACGATGTACAGGTTCAGAGCTCGTCATCAACCTTCACAAAAGGAACAAATTTGATTGTTTAATGAGATACAAGATGAAGATGACAAGGAGAAGAGAGGCATGCATGACCCACCCTCAAACGCACCCACAAAAGAAGATCATAATTTTAAAACTGAACCGGACATTGGTCAAGAGTCCAGACAACGATTTAAGATTCAAAGGCTCAATCGTGTTGAACCGTGGTCGAACATGTATTAattaaatagtttttttaaaaaattatagtgtattaaatatatcaaaaaaattaatatagaaaCTAAAGTGAGAAATTTGAGATATgataggaaaataaaataaaagatatgaAGAGAATAGATTTTTATGTCGGAAGGATAATTAATAATGAGATAAGCTACTTCTAGTAGTTTTTGTGGAATAGAATTGATTCTAGATGCATTGGACGggaatccaaacatgttatttaGTAAAAAGATCTTCACCAAATTAAATGCCAGATACAAGAAAATGTTTATCTTCCATGTTCTGAGTCACATACATTTGGAAATTATGCCGCTTACCTTAGACCAGTTTAACACAATGAGGGGTAAGATATATAACCAGATTAACATGGCATTCACAGATGCAATGAGTTCTGTGCTACATTTTGATATTACTGCAACCTGCCTATTCCAAAAATATCGAGTAACTACTGTAATATAAATCTGTGCAAAACATGTGATTTCAGAGGCACAATATTACATTGATGTTATGTGGTGCTTCATtggctatgtttggatatccATTTGCACTCACATCAAGAGTTCGCTCATGTTACACTCAACTCATATCCAAAAACACACTCTGGGTGGAAAAAATTCATGATAATATTGGTAGCTTTTAACCCAATAAACCAGATCATTTTGCTTTCAATTATAAAATGATACAGTTTCTCACCCTCACTAGTTCGATTCGCCATGTGGTTAACTACTTTCAGGAGGAGATTTATTTGGTTAGAAAATCAAACACTTCGATAGTGACCTCCAATGTAGCCGCCGAGCCGCGGTAAGTGGACAACTACTGAACAAAATCTATCTCCCCAACATTCTTCCACCTACAAGTCATGTCTGAAATCTCTGCAATTAGAAATCACCTATGAACAGTGCTCACTAAAACTGCAATTAGAAATCACCTATGAACATTGCTCATGGCAATGCCATGGTTGCTGACATCCCTGATCTTCATTTGGCCATCCATGTCTTCAATTCAAATTGAAGTGATGCATCAGTTCATAATACAACTTGCAGCAGAATCATCATTGACAGTTGGTAAAAGTGGGAGATGCACAATAATCTGAACCAGAACCACATTTTCATCACTGAAGCATTGTTATGCAATAAATTAATCCTCAGAAAGaatttctttctttaatttctGCCAAACTTGAAGGCCAGATGGATGGCGCTTTACATACTGCTGTATGAATATTCTCTCTGTGCAAGCAATGGTAGTGCTCAAAGCAAGGCCTGCATCTGCAACCCCTTGGTCTTTGAGCCAGTTATACATTGATAACCTAAGCTTAACTCTGCTAGGTGTATAGGAAAGAAAAGATGGGAAAGTCACTAAATCTGATATTGAATATCCTTCTTTTACAAGATACTCCATTTTCATTTTGATCCTATCTATGCTCTGATTAATAATCTGAGGGGAAACTCTGAGCATTTTGCGGACATCCTCACTATCCACGCCTGCATTAACAATAAGATCAAACCTCTCCTGAAGCTCAGTTCCCCTACCTCTGAACAGCTTAAACGCCTCTTTCAAATTCTCGGAGTTTTCATTTTCGACAAATCCCCACCTCACCAAGAACTCTGTTTTCCGCAACATCGTCTGCTGCTCTGCCTTTACGCTCACCATAGGCTGGACTCTTATTCCCATAGCCCAATTCTTCATTTCTTGAGGGTTATCCTGCACCATTCTACAAAGCCGCTTCCTGCCAACATTCATGTCAACAAGCAAACTCTTTGTTTTCTTCATAGTGAAGGAACCCAACAACAAGGTGTGTGACTGAAAAATACTTCCAATCTCCTCACCCTGCATCTCAATCTCAGTCAGGAACTGCAAACACCGCCTCAAGTTGGTGTAGAACTTGTCGATCCGAATCTGCGGAAACTCAAGGAACATGAGAGCAATCCGGTCCACAGCTAATCCAAATTTGCTCAAGAATGCAATCAGGGAGAGCGCCCTACCTCCCGATTCTTGAAAAACAACACAAGGGCGGTCTCGAATCAACTCATCTATCTGTCCCTCACTGAAACCCACCTCTGAAAGCAAGCACAAGAGCCTAAGCACCATGCCCCAATTACAATAAACCCCACCATCCAAAAAATGCTCCTCAACCCAACCACCACCCTTTGCAACAAAATGCTCCTTCAACTTCTCCACAACCTTAACAAAATCAAGGTCAACATCCCCAACCAAAAGGCTAGGGCTAGCAGCAACAGCATCCACCAATGTAGAAGCTGCAACACCAAGCTCCTCATAAGCCTTCAACTTCAAGCTCAAAACCCCAGATTCATACCGAAAAACCTCCGGAGCACGCTTGAAAATCCTACCTACCTTGGTGCGTTGAACCCCAAAGTTACACAGAGTTTGATAATTCTCCATCAACAAAGCATCATCATTGAGAAACATCATGTCACGGGGGAGAAGAGAAGCATACTCAGAAGGCTTCAACCCCACACTCTCGAAGAAGGGTTCGAACTCGTTGATGGGGTGGTAGCGGAGGTAGCGCGAAATGGAATGCTTTGCTGCGGCGGCGGCGGCAgctgcggtggtggtggtggctgctTTGTGCTTGTTGTGGATTTGGGTTTTCTTCAAGAGGTCTTGGAGGAAGAATGGTGAGTTTTTGCACATGTTGTCAGCGTCGGAGAACTGCAAGCTTCTCGTGGAGTGAAGGTACTCTAGCAATGCGGCTTGGGCTTCTTTCACGATGGATTTGGGAAAGGGTTTCACCTTCGATTGGATTGGTTTCTTCGTGGAATGAAATCTAGGGTTTTGTGGGGGTTTATGGATCAAGTGGTTTTGTGTGAAATTGGCAAATGGGAACGTTGATCTGAGTTTTCGAAGGTCGATCATGGCGGAAATGGAGGAGGGGAAGAGTGGTTACCGTGAAAtgggaagaggaggaggagttcTGAAACGGTGTCGTTTTTGCGGTTCAGGTGAAGGTGGAGGGAGAGAGGAGAACGGTGATTGGATTACCGGGAACTGGGAAGAAGAAAGGCACGTCTCTGACAAGACAAAGGCATCTAACAAAACAGTTAAGGGCTCTTAACCTCCATTTTTTAGTGCCATACCCATGAACCCAAAGCCCACCCCAAATGTGTGCTTAATTTTGAAGTGTAAGGATGGAAATACATCATCACATGTTGTCTCAGTTGATATAGACATAATATTTCCTTTTAGAAGCTTATGTGTTTGATTCTCGTTGCCAATGTAAATATTGTGTTCGTGAATCGTGAGCGATCTTGAAGGCATGCTCTGACCCAATGTGAATATTGTGTTCCAGAGTAGTCCCGAAGGCATGCTTTGGCTCATAATGatgtttggactttggagtcAAACTCGCCCAAATTTGTATTCACCAAAGAAAATAAGAGGAAAATATTGTTGTGACCATATTGTGTCAAATATTAGTTAACTTAATTGTCATTTTATCTAATTATATACACTAACTTAACTGAtatttaacatattttttttttgatacatcggaaaatctGATATTTAACATATTAGAGATCACAAtggtattttctttttctaaagaCTAGCTTGCTCGAAGCTTTTGAGAACAAATTGAGCATTTACTCCCCAAATGTAAGTTTCCTTTGAGAGAAAAAGGTTTGGTgtttatatttttcattaaaactTACCAAAACATAGTTTGTATTTATACCATTATCTTTGCGAAGAATTcttacattaaaaaaatataaagaaatgtTGATAACCTTTGATTTTTTACTTGTAATTTTCAGAAAGATAGAAGATGATTTTTGCTGTTATTCCAAGttgcaaaaaataaataatttgatgGACCGAGTGTCCCCCTTGACCCTTCCACCATAAAATTTTGTCTCTTCAATTCTTTGTTTTCTTTGAAGTTCCGACAGAACACTATTCATATGAGGATGTCCCTGCAACAAAGTGAACTGTGAACACATTTCACTCGATAAAGGAAGACTAACAGTGTTGGAAATTTAAATAGTGTGCAAATAGCCAAAAACTTATGCAACAATTAACCACCCCAACAATGGGAAATGATTTGGAGACAATAGTAGCAATATACTCAATTTAAGACCTCTATCACTAAGTTCATGTGAACCTTGAAAAATCATGAGTCCCAATCCTTAATTGGTGGGATCTATTCTTTATTTGGTGAGACCTATATAAATTTCACCTAatattaaagtaaaaaaaaaaagttgtatcACTGGCGTTTATCATGATATGGAAGTTTGGATTCCTTGCTTAAAATGCATTCACCAGTTGGCATATAACATTTGAAAAATTCCCCCCATCTAACATTCAGCCAAAGAATATATGAAATTTCCTAGTCACAGGAGTTTCTGACCTAGTATTAAAAGTACTAAGAACGTCAAAATACTACAAAAGAGATTGCAAAAGCTGCAAAATAAATGGTATGACGGATACTAGGGGGCTAATAATAATTGAACAGGAAAGCAAAGAATGAAGAAGTACCAATATCACTAGTAAAAACATTTATTGCTTGGGATAGTAATAAGGGTACTTGTTCATTCCCACAGGTTGAGTTGGAGGGACCCCGAGTTGGTCTTTCTTGGCAGAAACTGGAGCATAAGGAACCTGCCCTTGTGCTGGGTAAGCAGAGGGTGGTGCAGTAAGGGGAGGTATTGGATAAGAAGCAAGAGGATATGGTGCTACAGGTTGGGGGTATGTGTAACCGACAGAGGGGGCAGAACTGATATGAGGTTTTCCAGACTGCACATATCCTGGGGTCATAGGTAAGGCTGCCATTGGAACTCCTGCAGGAAATGGCGGCTGGCCAGTTTTACCCTTGTGGGCACCAGCAAATTTTACAATTATAGTCCTCCCCTGCATTCAGAGAAAAAGAATAAGTAATAATTTCAATGGTTATACAGCTTGAATACTTAGGCAATTGTAGGGCATAGTAAGAAACTAAGAATTCACTACCAAGATCAAAACTCATAAGCCCTATAAAGTAGCTactttatgaagaaaaaatatcaaGTGGTATGAAGTACAATTTATGTCATTGAGGGAATGACAACTTTAATCAAACATGTGTGAAAGTAGATTTTTCAGTTTTCACCATAGCCAGAGCATTATACTCAAGACCCCTTTCACCATTTGCATTAATTCTTATAAGAACAGTACTTGTTAGTTGTTATCACCATCAGAGGAAGAGCTTCCTCCCAATGAACTACAAGAGAGGGTCAAAATAAGGATAGAAATTTAAACAAATTCAGCTCTGTGCAGAAAAGTAAAATCCAGATATGCAGCGAATCCTGAAAGTATGTAAACCATTTTAACTAGGATGCTGTATTCACTCAAACACTCAAAATGATTGTTCCATTTTTCTTGTTGCAATTGCAAGACACTGTTAAGCATAGAAATAATTCAGCACACAACTAACCTCAGacttaatataaaaaattatgtgTTTGCTTACCCCAAGAGTCTTTTCTGGGTCATCTATGGCCTTCTTTGCAGCCTCCGTTGTCTTGTACGTAACAAAGCCAAAACCACTACAATTGAAAGCAAAGCAATAGTACGGGTTACTGGGAAAACCAGGTCAAAGAAACTACTtaacaaaaattaaagacaATAAAATAGTATAACCAAATAAAGTTTATTTCTATTTTACCGTGATACATTTGTATCCTTGTCATATGCAACTGAACCTTCCTCTATTTCACCATGCCTCCCAAAAAAGCTAAGCAGCACTTCACTAGTGACTTCTGGTGATAAGCTTCCAATGTAAAGCTTCCTCTGGGAAACATCAAGAGCACTGCTTGGTCCGCTTAGGCCCTCACAAGCTAGATTACAGGCAGCCAATCTTCCCTGAATGCAAAAATCCCGAAAATCAACCAAGGGAAAGAAGCAATGATCAGTATAGACAGTCGCACAAattagaataaaaataaaaggaacTTACACACACAATGAACTACAACCTAGAAGTCTTTAAGAAAATGCAAGTTACAAATAACCCAGTGTTTTATACTTTATAGGTTATCTTATCTACCTTAGGTTAAAGAATGTCACTCTGCCAATATATTttctcgcatagacaatccagTTTATATTGATGGCAAAAAAGTAACAAGTAGGTAATTCAAGGTGAAATTAATTctgtaaagaaaaaaaacaaaggcAGGCATATATTATAGATCACAAATCACAAGTGGAGTAAAGAAGACAGATCAAAACCCCCAAAGTAAACAACATCCGAGAAAAGCTTCCTGATAAAATGCCACGGTACATCTAATCTTTAGTAAGAAGAAGCGGGGCAGGCCAGTAAGACGATGTTTGcaaagagaaattgaaaattcaTGTATCAACTCATATGAGAGGTCTCAATCCAAAGCAACAAAATGAGCTAAAGCTTACATCAATTAACTTGCTGGGTGCTCTCAATGCAGCCTGAGTTGATTCCATATTTTTATAAGTGATAAATCCATAGCCACGGGATTTTCCAGTCGCTTTATCATAGATCACAGCCCCTTCCTCAATTTCTCCATGCTCTTGAAATGCCTGGAAAAGAAATACAGTATTGAGAAGCAATCTACGAAGAAGGaaagcttataatttttttggagTCTAGATTCTTGAGGTCAAAAACAGTAGTGTATTGTGCTGAAAATAGAgggacattgaaattgaaattccaTAAATAAACCATGTTGGCGCGTTCCAAGTGGCATGTAACAAACAATGACATGCATGACACAcacaaaacacaatcatcaatacACTCACAGCACACAAAGTTTCTGATGAGGTATTCCAGGCCAGGCCACGAACAAAAAGCTTTCGATGGACAGGATCTGCACTTGCAATACTTTTTATTTCTTCTGCAATGGAAGGATATTGGGACCCTCTTTATGCCTCAACATGTAAACAAACACACATGCACACGGTCAATCACACAGCATACAAGTGGGAGTAATACTTTCATTTCACGGCCCATTTTCAGAGAATACAGGCACACCAAGCAAGCAAGCAGAAGATAATAACATTCAAATATGGAAAATGCACATTACTCATGCCTATTAAGGTAAAAAATGCCAGACTCAAAGTGTAACAAATTCTACAGCACATTAAGCATCTAAGAtttgatttaattatttatgtatACTATAGATACTAATTCCTTAAGATTGTGATCCTTCTCCAAAAGTACCAAGTAGTAATTGTAAACTAGAAAATAATGATTATAATTCCTAatgagtctttttttttttttaacaattttaAGGCCAAATCATGCAAGTTTAAACACCATTGCACACTTTCAAAGGAAACTAAGTACAAAAAACCTTGTTCACTTCTCAACAAATATACCCATAAGAGCTATACACATAAAGATAGCATTTTGTTGCTTTATTTCTACTCTAGTACCCTGTGAATCAATTTTCGGAAATGATTGGAACAGTGGTTGTGAGTGAAAGTGAAAGCTGGGAAAAAGATGGTGAAAATGAATGCAAAGAAATGGAATGGAATGGAGACGCACAGTTTAGCGAGAAGATCGACGAGCTGAGGTTTGGCGAGAGGTTCGATGAGGAGGCGAAGGTCTTCCACGGAAGTGAAACCGCCATTGGTAGCCTCCTCgagcttcctcttcttcaaaTCTTCCATCTGTGTCTCTTCTTCACCACCGAACTCAATGCACCGTAGTAACGGTAGTATTATTAGGTTTATATAAggtttattaattattattatgatattagaatgttttttttttggtgtgtgGAAAGAAAcagtaaaaataataataatgctaTTCAAATTCTAACATTAATTAGAAACTAATAAAAACATACTACTGGCTAAAAGTACAAAATTAGTTTAAGCAAAAAAAAGTGTTCAAATAAAAACATAACAAGTTTTCCCCCATACAATACACTTTATGGAAGGGATAATGAGTCTTAACTGTGACTAAATCCCGAATCTGCCGGTATCTAAAAGATAATTGGGTACCAGATGTTTATACCCAATAATAAACATTACAAGTAAGTGAAACACTATTGAAAAatcttttgatttttattttattttatttggagGGAAGAAATATATATTAGAATTTTCCGTGTGTGGTTCTATTGATCGGTAGATTTTAATCTCATAAACCGGGTTGAATGAATAATTTCATCAGAATTCCATATAATTATTTGATCTATTGTAGCTTTGAGAATCACTAtgtataatatttatatttaaatttattggagTTAAGACAAATTGGTAAGTGTGATGAACTATGATGTAGGGCGAAGTTATATAGGGTTATGATGTAAGAAAATCAGGGTTACTCTTATAGTATAAATATATATGGCCAAGATACACTCTCATCTCTTGTGTTCTGGTTGCGCAGTCTTCCCATCAAGAGCTTATAGAGTGAGAAAAGGTTAAGAACATCCTAATCCAAGAGAACATTTGTGCATTGATATCCAATTCCTAATAGATTAACAAATTTCATAAAGTTGAGATTATTATCATTGTGTCTTCAATAGATACACAATTCATATTGATTTTGTTTGTGTTGTAAATTCTATTATAAATTCGGTTAAAGTTGTTTTTACTAATAAATAGTGCGGATATGGGCAAATTGGATATTACAATAGTACACACACTCGCCAATAGCCCATCTCCGGCTAGTTACCAGAAGCAAAACTTTCTTCTCCGACAACCCCTCCCCATCATGCTTCAGAGGAAACTCTTCTTTAATTTTGGAAACATATAATGGTAGGCTAAGGATGACGATGCAATTTGTTAAAACTTCTAAGTGGCCTTAACCAGCACACATGAACAACCATTACCCAGTGACTGAGCATCACCACTAAGCGCATATAAATttttgagattaatttctatgcaccgacggtgtaaaaagttttacaccatcattcaatcacaaccttccatttccaatttttagatattcttaaattcaaaattaattgtaagctaacaaaatggagggatgtgattgaatgatggtgtaaaacttatttacaccgtcggtgcatagaaattaatctctaaatTTTTTTAGTACCATATTCAAATTTGATATAATTGACACACGtattcaaataataataattttttttgaaaaatgttttttttctctttaaactAATGTATTATTTGTGcacaaaaaaaactaatgtaTTATTCTTTAAAGTGTTATTAAgctttattaattttttcattgaATAATCTTAACTCAATAGTATatctatttaaaatatattcatATAGAAAAAAAAGACAAAGCACATAAACCGAGTGAAAAAAAGAGGAACCTTATTTTTTTATCGTGAGAGAAGCcctttacataaaaaaaatttgttttaagGCCAAAAACTACTAAGGGCCTTCATGATTTTCGGAGGAGAAACTCGTAGGAGGTGTTTGTTTCACGGATTGTCATGCCCtccttcctctccttctctaCATCTCTCTCATTCCTCCGCCACCCACTCCATCGTATGAAAATTCCACAGGGTGGTGGCTCCACCCCTGGATCCAACCATTGAAAATATTTGCCAATAATCCAATTCCAAACTTCGTAAAAGATGAGCAAGCTAAAGTCAACTTCCCAACTATCCTTTTTAGTGTATAATGTAACTCTATGTACTCACATTGTCATTTAAGTTTGAGTCAAACCAACTCACAAACACACCCTAAGACGAGGCATTATTGAGGACTTAGCTCAAATATTTGGGTGGAATGAGGGTGCGAACAAAATTGTTTCCATTCAATTCAGTCATTAAAATGTTCAAGATAAGATTAAGGTAATTTCAAAATAAGGCATTAGAATTGCTCTCTTATATACAAACTAAAACATTATTGTATTTTGAAGTTTCTAAAATTGCTTATTGAAAGATAAAGGCAGCAATTGCATTTGCATGGAGGTGAGGAGCACTCATGCCTCATCTTAGAGGTAGCAAAATGTAGTAACTTATCAAAACAATTGACCCATCATTAGGGGAGAGAGCCACTTCCATCTCAGTGTCAAGGATTTTCTTCAGTTAGGTCCTTTCCTTTTGGCGATCTAACATTACCTTGAGCTCCTTCCTCTGCCCTTCAATAagcattttcaaattttgttgcATCTGATCCCAAAGACAAAATAAACATAAGAGAGTATGGGGTAAGTACAATTCTGTCCAATTGATATGAAAATCAAAGCAAAGACTATATACATTACCTCTAGTTGTAGGCAAATACTCCTCCGTACCTCTAGTTGCAGTTTTCTTGATTCCTC
This is a stretch of genomic DNA from Lotus japonicus ecotype B-129 chromosome 1, LjGifu_v1.2. It encodes these proteins:
- the LOC130730694 gene encoding transcription termination factor MTEF18, mitochondrial-like translates to MIDLRKLRSTFPFANFTQNHLIHKPPQNPRFHSTKKPIQSKVKPFPKSIVKEAQAALLEYLHSTRSLQFSDADNMCKNSPFFLQDLLKKTQIHNKHKAATTTTAAAAAAAAKHSISRYLRYHPINEFEPFFESVGLKPSEYASLLPRDMMFLNDDALLMENYQTLCNFGVQRTKVGRIFKRAPEVFRYESGVLSLKLKAYEELGVAASTLVDAVAASPSLLVGDVDLDFVKVVEKLKEHFVAKGGGWVEEHFLDGGVYCNWGMVLRLLCLLSEVGFSEGQIDELIRDRPCVVFQESGGRALSLIAFLSKFGLAVDRIALMFLEFPQIRIDKFYTNLRRCLQFLTEIEMQGEEIGSIFQSHTLLLGSFTMKKTKSLLVDMNVGRKRLCRMVQDNPQEMKNWAMGIRVQPMVSVKAEQQTMLRKTEFLVRWGFVENENSENLKEAFKLFRGRGTELQERFDLIVNAGVDSEDVRKMLRVSPQIINQSIDRIKMKMEYLVKEGYSISDLVTFPSFLSYTPSRVKLRLSMYNWLKDQGVADAGLALSTTIACTERIFIQQYVKRHPSGLQVWQKLKKEILSED
- the LOC130730696 gene encoding UBP1-associated protein 2C-like; protein product: MEDLKKRKLEEATNGGFTSVEDLRLLIEPLAKPQLVDLLAKLGSQYPSIAEEIKSIASADPVHRKLFVRGLAWNTSSETLCAAFQEHGEIEEGAVIYDKATGKSRGYGFITYKNMESTQAALRAPSKLIDGRLAACNLACEGLSGPSSALDVSQRKLYIGSLSPEVTSEVLLSFFGRHGEIEEGSVAYDKDTNVSRGFGFVTYKTTEAAKKAIDDPEKTLGGRTIIVKFAGAHKGKTGQPPFPAGVPMAALPMTPGYVQSGKPHISSAPSVGYTYPQPVAPYPLASYPIPPLTAPPSAYPAQGQVPYAPVSAKKDQLGVPPTQPVGMNKYPYYYPKQ